A window of the Chelonoidis abingdonii isolate Lonesome George chromosome 19, CheloAbing_2.0, whole genome shotgun sequence genome harbors these coding sequences:
- the LOC116838502 gene encoding uncharacterized protein LOC116838502 yields the protein MKELKAAAPAKQDILRDYVAYYGTKWSEGKLLICNETTLKAKAKHFLESGACPAERFSRFSFYSIAENCLQMKKQEGGNVFKNLIQAFEFLELLCINLFLSPWRKEIKSLKTFTGNFVYCVQSVLPENVVNTILQKIGYIATTATEYSLVRKINEEETKETALEIFLARIECETILEMISEEQHSDLGDILQKRAQKHWYHEENKDRESQPFQREDPENLENKENNEISSCLGAQQKFSTKSEKSFETAGNSKTKDESHFKPATDMPQLASTQSTSRLQAHHRHVSESAHSHGKCSDSDDFLNKYSDIVIGQKPIFGENSPQKVFEEKLRGNQSEECVLVISTPLTANEAGPKPLSPGASGPQAFAIFTDSTPESRNALDKYRAQEVPEETIEAKISDAMNCIGTSINPADQPQELKPLSHGNMVVTECNLTKDDKVCEISLSFSKLKIQDTSDEELMYPVEETAQPECITNVNISDKDIRECNLSKMKYTYPARIQTTNKAPFSVGQSSSNLLGNATGAPECPTTGSDNKRLLTHMPGIHATSEGFRHIREPPNPTYIPPQGIYVPSPGPSATTVNCRKTHLQSEGGSPESSSSTDKGKFEPYTSKVNETNQEDYVIISKDGE from the exons ATGAAGGAGCTTaaagcagcagcaccagctaAACAAGACATTTTAAGAGATTATGTTGCATACTATGGCACGAAGTGGTCGGAAGGAAAACTTCTGATCTGCAACGAGACAACGCTAAAAGCAAAAGCTAAACACTTCCTGGAGTCtggtgcctgccctgctgagaGATTTAGCAGGTTTAGCTTCTACAGTATTGCAGAGAATTGTTTACAGATGAAAAAGCAAGAAGGAGGCAATGTTTTCAAAAACCTCATCCAAGCTTTCGAGTTCCTGGAGCTGCTCTGCATCAACCTGTTCCTCTCTCCTTGGAGAAAAGAAATAAAGTCGCTGAAG acGTTTACAGGTAATTTTGTCTACTGTGTTCAATCAGTGCTCCCAGAAAACGTAGTGAACACAATACTGCAGAAAATAGGTTACATTGCAACAACAGCAACAGAGTATTCACTTGTCAGAAAGATAAATGAGGAGGAAACAAAAGAGACTGCACTTGAAATATTTCTTGCAAGAATCGAGTGTGAAACCATCCTTGAAATGATAAGCGAAGAACAACACAGTGATTTGGGGGATATCTTACAGAAGAGAGCACAAAAGCATTGGTATCATGAAGAGAACAAGGACAGAGAGAGTCAACCCTTCCAGAGAGAGGACCCTGAAAAtctggaaaacaaagaaaataatgagATTTCTTCATGCCTTGGTGCTCAACAGAAGTTCTCAACGAAGAGTGAGAAATCCTTTGAAACTGCTGGAAATAGTAAGACCAAAGATGAATCccattttaaacctgctactgATATGCCTCAGTTAGCATCTACTCAATCCACTAGCAGGCTTCAAGCACACCACAGGCACGTCAGTGAGTCAGCACACTCTCATGGCAAATGCTCAGATAGCGACGACTTCTTGAACAAATACAGTGACATTGTCATAGGACAAAAGCCCATCTTCGGTGAGAATTCTCCTCAGAAAGTGTTTGAAGAGAAGCTAAGAGGCAATCAGAGTGAAGAATGTGTTTTGGTGATCTCAACACCGTTGACAGCAAATGAAGCTGGCCCCAAACCACTCTCACCAGGTGCAAGCGGCCCACAAGCCTTTGCAATATTTACTGACAGTACTCCTGAAAGCAGAAATGCCCTTGATAAATACAGAGCCCAAGAGGTCCCTGAAGAAACCATTGAAGCAAAAATCAGTGATGCCATGAATTGCATAGGCACCTCCATAAATCCTGCAGATCAACCCCAGGAGCTGAAGCCCCTGTCTCATGGCAATATGGTTGTTACAGAATGTAATTTAACCAAAGACGACAAAGtttgtgaaatctctttatctTTTAGCAAACTAAAAATCCAGGACACTAGTGATGAAGAGCTTATGTATCCAGTAGAGGAAACTGCACAACCTGAGTGTATAACAAATGTAAATATAAGTGACAAAGACATCAGAGAATGCAATCTCTCCAAGATGAAATATACATATCCAGCTAGGATTCAGACAACAAATAAAGCACCTTTCAGTGTTGGTCAGTCTTCCTCAAACCTACTTGGTAATGCCACTGGGGCCCCTGAGTGTCCTACCACTGGCTCAGATAACAAGAGACTATTAACGCATATGCCCGGTATACATGCAACTTCAGAGGGTTTCAGACACATCAGAGAGCCACCTAATCCCACTTACATCCCTCCCCAAGGTATTTATGTTCCATCTCCAGGCCCTAGCGCCACCACTGTGAATTGTAGGAAGACCCACTTACAGTCTGAAGGAGGCTCACCTGAGTCCTCTTCATCTACAGACAAAGGAAAGTTTGAGCCTTACACTTCAAAAGTGAATGAAACTAACCAAGAGGACTATGTAATTATCAGCAAGGATGGTGAATAA